The following coding sequences lie in one Pseudomonas monsensis genomic window:
- a CDS encoding ArsR/SmtB family transcription factor → MHAEHQDIGVSQVAAAIAEPARTKILCSLMDGHARTSTELAAIAEVSASTASAHLSKLKDLALVRLHVQGRHRYYSLADQRVAQALEALMVIGQNAAPMFKPHTPDRLQFARTCYDHMAGTLAVLLHDRMLEAGWLVMTDEQVYRLSDSGEALFGGLGIEVQDLSTLRRKFACPCLDWSMRRPHLGGSLGAALLQTALKRKWVTQDLDSRALALTALGRREIGARFGVEVPLQAQSKRSQPAAAPAGSAYT, encoded by the coding sequence ATGCACGCAGAACATCAAGACATCGGCGTCTCGCAAGTGGCCGCCGCCATCGCCGAACCGGCGCGCACGAAAATCCTCTGCTCGCTGATGGACGGCCATGCGCGCACCAGTACGGAGCTGGCGGCCATCGCCGAAGTCAGCGCCTCGACCGCCAGCGCGCACCTGAGCAAACTCAAGGATCTGGCCCTGGTGCGCCTGCATGTGCAGGGGCGCCATCGCTATTACAGCCTCGCCGACCAACGTGTGGCCCAGGCGCTGGAGGCGTTGATGGTGATCGGTCAGAACGCCGCGCCAATGTTCAAACCGCATACGCCGGATCGCCTGCAATTCGCCCGCACCTGTTACGACCATATGGCCGGTACGCTGGCGGTGTTGCTGCACGACCGCATGCTGGAGGCGGGGTGGCTGGTGATGACCGATGAGCAGGTATATCGGTTGAGCGACAGTGGCGAGGCGCTGTTCGGCGGATTGGGCATCGAGGTGCAGGATCTGAGCACGTTGCGCCGCAAGTTCGCCTGCCCGTGCCTGGACTGGAGCATGCGCCGGCCGCATTTGGGTGGCTCACTGGGGGCGGCGTTGTTGCAAACGGCGTTGAAGCGCAAGTGGGTAACCCAGGATCTGGACAGTCGGGCGTTGGCGTTGACGGCGTTGGGGCGCAGGGAGATCGGGGCGCGGTTCGGGGTTGAGGTGCCATTGCAAGCGCAGAGCAAAAGATCGCAACCAGCGGCAGCTCCTGCAGGGAGTGCGTACACCTGA
- a CDS encoding cytochrome P450, with the protein MDPIIAATQADPYPYYAELRAQGGLTFHHPLKLWVASSARAVCAVLAHADCQVRPTQEPVPKAIASGMAGKVFARLMRMNEGERQRCPRSAIEPALDVFDAARVRALVAARLISADADGVYKAMFRGPVCVVAALLGFSPAQGRAISELTADFVACLSPLSNDLQLMAAHAAAEQLRGYFIELLAESNNDWLKAILQRFAGDEETLIANLIGLCSQRFEATAGLIGNALVAVRRQPALRSAPMDALLAEVQRFDPSVQNTRRFVAQACEIDGVRVEAGEVILLLLASANRDPALNERPDEFLLDRPNRRSFSFGSGRHQCPGQRLALTIAAATVGEILDHGVNLQQLAWHYRPSLNGRVPLFSQAQR; encoded by the coding sequence ATGGACCCGATCATCGCTGCGACGCAGGCCGATCCCTACCCCTACTACGCCGAACTGCGCGCGCAGGGCGGACTGACCTTTCATCACCCGCTGAAACTGTGGGTCGCCAGCAGCGCTCGCGCAGTCTGTGCGGTATTGGCCCATGCCGATTGCCAGGTGCGTCCAACGCAAGAACCGGTGCCGAAAGCGATTGCCTCGGGAATGGCCGGTAAGGTCTTTGCCCGGTTGATGCGAATGAATGAGGGCGAACGCCAGCGCTGCCCACGTTCGGCGATCGAACCGGCGCTTGACGTGTTCGATGCAGCCCGGGTGCGGGCGCTGGTGGCTGCACGCCTGATCAGCGCAGATGCCGACGGCGTATACAAAGCCATGTTTCGCGGCCCGGTGTGCGTGGTCGCAGCACTGCTCGGTTTCAGCCCGGCGCAAGGCCGGGCGATCAGTGAGCTGACCGCTGACTTTGTCGCGTGCCTGTCGCCGCTGAGCAATGATCTGCAACTGATGGCGGCACACGCGGCGGCTGAACAATTACGCGGTTACTTCATCGAGCTACTCGCCGAATCGAACAACGACTGGTTGAAGGCCATCCTGCAACGCTTCGCGGGCGACGAAGAAACGCTGATCGCCAATCTGATCGGGCTTTGCTCACAGAGGTTCGAAGCGACGGCCGGGTTGATCGGTAATGCCTTGGTCGCGGTGCGGCGTCAGCCCGCGCTACGCAGTGCACCAATGGATGCGCTGTTGGCTGAGGTTCAGCGTTTCGATCCATCGGTGCAGAACACTCGGCGCTTTGTCGCGCAGGCTTGTGAGATTGATGGAGTGCGGGTCGAGGCCGGCGAGGTGATTCTGCTGTTGCTGGCCTCGGCCAATCGCGATCCGGCACTCAACGAACGCCCCGACGAGTTTCTGCTGGATCGCCCGAACCGGCGCAGTTTCAGCTTCGGCAGCGGCCGGCATCAATGCCCGGGACAACGGCTGGCGTTGACGATTGCCGCTGCGACTGTCGGAGAAATCCTTGACCACGGTGTGAATCTGCAGCAACTGGCCTGGCACTACCGCCCTTCCTTGAATGGGCGGGTCCCGTTATTCAGCCAGGCACAGCGTTAA
- a CDS encoding putative DNA modification/repair radical SAM protein, producing MQIIDKLSILADAAKYDASCASSGAPKRSSEGKSGLGSTDGMGICHSYTPDGRCVSLLKVLLTNFCLYDCQYCVNRRSSDVPRARFTPEEVVTLTLDFYRRNCVSGLFLSSGIIRSADYTMEQLVRVAKLLREEHEFRGYIHLKTIPEADPALIEEAGRYADRLSVNIELPTDASLQTLAPEKQIGSIKQAMNTIYTGVQTVLNEPRSAKFAPAGQSTQMIVGADDTDDSTILHSAQSLYGNYRLRRVYYSAFSPIPDSPKSVPLAAPPLMREHRLYQADFLLRSYGYSAGELLKGPGNLALDIDPKLAWALQNREVFPLDLNRAEPALIARIPGIGLRTTERLVQLRQQRRIRYEDVARMRCVLAKAKPFIITSDYHPQQAEVTSHMLYQQLRDRPQPQQMGLWG from the coding sequence ATGCAAATCATCGACAAGCTCAGCATCCTCGCCGACGCCGCCAAGTACGACGCCTCCTGCGCCAGCAGCGGCGCGCCCAAGCGCAGTTCCGAGGGCAAGAGCGGGCTGGGTTCGACCGATGGCATGGGCATCTGCCACAGCTACACGCCGGACGGGCGCTGCGTTTCGCTGCTGAAAGTGCTGCTGACCAATTTCTGCCTCTATGACTGCCAATATTGTGTCAACCGCCGCTCCAGCGATGTGCCGCGCGCCCGTTTCACTCCCGAGGAAGTGGTTACGCTGACCCTGGATTTCTACCGGCGCAACTGCGTCAGCGGGTTGTTTCTCAGTTCCGGGATCATCCGCTCGGCGGACTACACCATGGAACAACTGGTGCGCGTGGCGAAGCTGCTGCGTGAAGAACATGAGTTTCGCGGCTACATCCATCTCAAGACCATTCCCGAGGCCGACCCGGCGCTGATCGAGGAAGCCGGGCGCTATGCCGATCGGTTGAGCGTCAACATCGAGTTGCCCACCGATGCCAGTCTGCAAACCCTGGCTCCGGAGAAGCAGATCGGTTCGATCAAGCAGGCGATGAACACCATCTACACCGGCGTGCAAACGGTGCTCAATGAACCTCGTTCGGCAAAATTCGCCCCAGCCGGGCAGAGCACGCAAATGATCGTCGGCGCCGATGACACCGACGACAGCACGATCCTGCACAGCGCTCAGTCGTTGTATGGCAACTACCGATTGCGGCGCGTTTACTACTCGGCGTTCAGCCCGATCCCCGACAGCCCGAAAAGCGTACCGCTGGCCGCGCCGCCGCTGATGCGCGAGCACCGTTTGTATCAGGCCGATTTCCTCTTGCGCAGCTATGGCTACAGCGCCGGTGAGTTACTCAAGGGACCGGGAAATCTGGCGTTGGACATTGATCCTAAACTGGCCTGGGCGCTGCAGAATCGCGAGGTGTTCCCGCTGGATCTCAACCGCGCCGAACCGGCCTTGATTGCGCGCATTCCGGGCATTGGTCTGCGTACCACCGAACGCCTGGTGCAATTGCGCCAGCAACGGCGCATCCGTTACGAAGACGTGGCGCGCATGCGCTGTGTACTGGCCAAGGCCAAGCCGTTCATCATCACCAGCGACTATCACCCGCAACAGGCCGAAGTCACCAGTCACATGCTCTACCAGCAACTGCGCGACCGGCCGCAGCCGCAGCAGATGGGGTTGTGGGGATGA